Proteins encoded within one genomic window of Couchioplanes caeruleus:
- a CDS encoding methionine synthase yields MALTLRRGPAVPDFPWARGSATALGSLPGTDVAEAQRLVVGELPELPHLVELPERGPGADMIGRGAAFLVELPVQLYAGRWQIAPRPGRDMRRTADLLERDLDQLTEQGDGYTGTVKVQAAGPWTLAASLELPVGGRMLRDPGAVRDVTDSLAEGLRRHVADVSKRLPGATVLLQLDEPSLPAVLAGRVPTESGLSAYKAVDGPDAAAALRTVIETVGVPVVVHCCAPGVPLQVLRDARAAAVALDLALLKDLDPLGEAIEAGLGLFAGAVPTRPPSAGRPPASTVAGGARTAASNPVSAVAGRSRAAASSPVLAAQIADRVGGLWSKLGFPAARLPEQVVVTPACGLAGAPPEYVRAVLKACREAGRRLAEA; encoded by the coding sequence ATGGCGTTGACTCTGCGTCGGGGTCCCGCGGTGCCTGACTTTCCCTGGGCGCGCGGCTCGGCGACCGCGCTCGGGTCGCTGCCCGGCACTGATGTTGCCGAAGCCCAGCGGCTCGTCGTGGGCGAGCTGCCCGAGCTGCCGCACCTCGTCGAGCTGCCCGAGCGCGGCCCCGGCGCCGACATGATCGGGCGAGGCGCCGCGTTCCTCGTGGAACTGCCGGTCCAGCTCTACGCCGGTCGGTGGCAGATCGCGCCGCGGCCCGGAAGGGACATGCGGCGCACGGCCGACCTGCTGGAGCGGGACCTCGACCAGCTCACCGAGCAAGGCGACGGCTACACCGGCACCGTCAAGGTGCAGGCCGCCGGCCCGTGGACGCTCGCCGCGAGCCTCGAGCTGCCCGTCGGCGGCCGGATGCTGCGCGACCCGGGCGCCGTGCGCGACGTGACCGACTCTCTCGCCGAGGGACTGCGCCGCCACGTGGCCGACGTGAGCAAGCGGCTGCCCGGCGCAACCGTGCTGCTTCAACTGGACGAGCCCTCCCTCCCGGCGGTGCTCGCCGGCCGCGTGCCGACCGAGAGCGGACTCAGCGCCTACAAGGCCGTAGACGGCCCCGACGCGGCCGCCGCCCTACGAACCGTCATCGAGACCGTCGGCGTTCCGGTGGTCGTGCATTGCTGTGCCCCGGGCGTACCGTTGCAGGTCCTGAGGGATGCCCGAGCCGCCGCCGTCGCGCTGGACCTGGCGTTGCTCAAAGATCTCGACCCCCTCGGCGAGGCGATCGAGGCCGGCCTCGGCCTCTTCGCCGGCGCCGTGCCGACCCGGCCACCGTCGGCGGGCCGCCCGCCGGCGTCAACGGTGGCGGGCGGGGCCCGAACGGCGGCGAGCAACCCGGTGTCGGCGGTGGCGGGCCGGTCCCGGGCGGCGGCGAGCAGCCCGGTGTTGGCCGCCCAGATCGCGGATCGCGTCGGTGGATTGTGGAGCAAGCTGGGCTTCCCGGCCGCGCGCCTACCGGAGCAGGTGGTGGTGACGCCGGCATGCGGCCTCGCGGGAGCCCCACCGGAGTATGTCCGCGCAGTGCTCAAGGCATGCCGCGAGGCCGGCCGCCGACTGGCGGAGGCCTGA
- a CDS encoding VOC family protein, giving the protein MIGRLDTVVIDCPDPRALARFYIELLGMHVVQDEDDWVLIRTDSDAPSLAFQKAPDLLPPQWPDPDRPQQFHLDVRVDDIDKAEQRALAAGAKRLDGGGDSFRVYADPVGHPFCLVW; this is encoded by the coding sequence ATGATTGGACGTCTCGACACCGTCGTCATCGACTGCCCCGACCCGCGCGCCCTGGCCCGGTTCTACATCGAACTGCTCGGCATGCACGTCGTCCAGGACGAGGACGACTGGGTGCTGATCCGCACCGACTCCGACGCACCCAGCCTCGCGTTCCAAAAGGCGCCCGACCTGCTTCCGCCACAGTGGCCCGACCCCGACCGTCCCCAGCAGTTCCACCTGGACGTCCGCGTGGACGACATCGACAAGGCGGAACAGCGAGCTCTCGCGGCCGGCGCCAAGCGGCTGGACGGCGGCGGAGACAGTTTCCGGGTCTACGCCGATCCGGTGGGTCATCCGTTCTGCCTGGTCTGGTAA
- the ligA gene encoding NAD-dependent DNA ligase LigA, which yields MPEKQYPHADSPAVGAEQGKLADAEEVAAKEAIAAGQSARQVAAGEFAAGESRSEQVAAAGELTTGEPTPEQVAAAGSEPTPEASSRHAELSDEIRGHQYRYYVLDSPTISDAEFDKLLRELTALEEEFPALRTPDSPTQNVGGTFSTQFTPVEHAERMMSLDNVFDDAELGAWAERTLRDAGGPVEFICELKVDGLAINLTYERGKLVRGATRGDGRTGEDVTPNVRTIREIPERLAGEDPPELLEVRGEIYFPASAFADLNASLVEQGKAPFANPRNAAAGSLRQKDPRITATRGLRMVVHGIGARKGFTPASQSHAYAALKAWGLPTSDRWKLVDGLSGVRKYIDYYAEHRHDVEHEIDGVVVKVDSVAIQGRLGSTSRAPRWAIAFKYPPEEVTTKLLDIDVNVGRTGRVTPFAVLEPVRVAGSTVALATLHNAREVERKGVWIGDTVVLRKAGDVIPEVLGPVIDLRPEDARPFVMPTECPACGTTLAPAKESDVDIRCPNTRSCPSQLRERVFHLAGRGGFDIEVLGYKAGQALLDSQIITDEGDLFHITADDLRRAPFFVNKDGSLGSNAVKLLENFEEAKQKPLWRVLVALSIRHVGPTAAQALARHFGTLEAIEAALTEDHVEELSAVEGVGPTIAESLREWFAVDWHRDIVTKWREAGVKMADERTDEGPRPLEGLTVVVTGTLASYSRDAATEAVTARGGKVSGSVSKKTGFVVVGDNPGSKYDKALQLKVPVLDEEGFAVLLAKGPEAARAVAEIGEESAKEQS from the coding sequence GTGCCCGAGAAGCAGTATCCCCACGCCGACTCGCCGGCAGTCGGCGCCGAGCAAGGCAAGCTCGCCGACGCCGAGGAGGTCGCCGCGAAGGAGGCCATCGCCGCCGGGCAGTCGGCCAGGCAGGTCGCCGCGGGGGAGTTCGCCGCCGGGGAGTCGAGGTCCGAGCAGGTCGCTGCGGCTGGGGAGCTCACCACGGGGGAGCCGACGCCTGAGCAGGTCGCTGCGGCCGGGAGCGAGCCGACTCCCGAGGCCAGCTCCCGCCATGCCGAGCTGAGCGACGAGATCCGCGGGCATCAGTACCGCTACTACGTCCTGGATTCGCCGACCATCTCGGACGCGGAATTCGACAAACTCCTGCGCGAACTGACGGCGCTCGAGGAAGAGTTTCCGGCCCTGCGGACTCCGGACTCGCCTACGCAGAACGTCGGCGGGACCTTCTCCACCCAGTTCACACCGGTGGAGCATGCCGAGCGGATGATGTCGCTGGACAACGTCTTCGACGATGCCGAGCTCGGCGCGTGGGCCGAGCGGACCCTGCGTGATGCCGGCGGGCCGGTCGAGTTCATCTGCGAGCTCAAAGTCGACGGTCTGGCCATCAACCTCACGTACGAGCGGGGCAAGCTCGTCCGGGGTGCGACGCGGGGCGACGGGCGTACGGGTGAGGACGTCACGCCGAACGTCCGTACGATCCGGGAGATCCCCGAGCGTCTGGCCGGCGAGGATCCGCCAGAGCTGCTCGAGGTGCGAGGCGAGATCTACTTCCCCGCCTCCGCCTTCGCCGACCTCAACGCCTCGCTGGTCGAGCAGGGCAAGGCGCCGTTCGCCAACCCTCGCAACGCCGCTGCCGGCAGCCTGCGGCAGAAGGACCCGCGGATCACCGCGACCCGGGGATTGCGGATGGTGGTGCACGGGATCGGCGCCCGCAAGGGCTTCACCCCTGCCTCGCAGTCCCATGCGTACGCGGCGTTGAAGGCGTGGGGCCTGCCGACCAGCGACCGTTGGAAACTGGTCGACGGCCTGAGCGGCGTCCGGAAGTACATCGACTACTACGCCGAGCATCGTCACGACGTCGAGCACGAGATCGACGGGGTCGTCGTCAAGGTCGACTCCGTGGCCATTCAGGGACGGCTCGGCTCGACCAGCCGGGCGCCCCGCTGGGCCATCGCCTTCAAGTATCCGCCCGAGGAGGTCACCACCAAGCTGCTCGACATCGACGTCAACGTCGGGCGGACCGGGCGCGTGACACCGTTCGCCGTGCTCGAGCCCGTACGCGTGGCGGGGTCGACCGTCGCCCTGGCGACCCTGCACAACGCGCGGGAGGTCGAGCGCAAGGGCGTCTGGATCGGTGACACCGTCGTGCTGCGCAAGGCCGGCGACGTCATCCCCGAGGTGCTCGGCCCGGTGATCGACCTGCGTCCCGAGGACGCGCGGCCGTTCGTGATGCCGACCGAGTGCCCGGCGTGCGGCACGACCCTGGCACCCGCCAAGGAAAGCGACGTCGACATCCGCTGTCCCAACACCCGGTCCTGCCCGTCCCAGTTGCGGGAGCGGGTGTTCCACCTGGCAGGCCGCGGGGGGTTCGACATCGAGGTGCTCGGCTACAAGGCGGGGCAGGCGCTGCTGGATTCGCAGATCATCACCGATGAGGGCGACCTGTTCCACATCACCGCCGACGACCTGCGGCGTGCTCCCTTCTTCGTCAACAAGGACGGCAGTCTCGGCAGCAATGCGGTCAAGCTCCTGGAGAACTTCGAGGAGGCCAAGCAGAAACCGCTGTGGCGGGTCCTGGTCGCGCTCTCGATCCGGCACGTCGGTCCGACCGCCGCGCAGGCACTGGCTCGGCACTTTGGCACGCTGGAAGCCATCGAGGCGGCGCTGACCGAGGACCACGTCGAAGAGCTGTCCGCGGTGGAGGGTGTCGGACCGACGATCGCCGAGAGCCTCCGGGAATGGTTCGCCGTCGACTGGCACCGCGACATCGTCACCAAGTGGCGCGAGGCCGGAGTGAAGATGGCCGACGAGCGGACGGATGAGGGGCCGCGGCCGCTGGAGGGGCTGACGGTGGTCGTCACCGGCACGCTCGCCTCGTACTCGCGGGATGCCGCAACCGAGGCGGTGACGGCCCGCGGCGGGAAGGTGAGCGGCTCGGTGTCGAAGAAGACCGGCTTCGTCGTGGTCGGGGACAACCCTGGCAGCAAGTACGACAAAGCTCTGCAACTGAAGGTCCCGGTGCTGGACGAGGAAGGATTCGCGGTGCTGCTTGCGAAAGGCCCGGAAGCAGCCAGGGCGGTGGCGGAGATCGGGGAGGAGTCCGCCAAGGAACAGTCCTGA
- a CDS encoding putative bifunctional diguanylate cyclase/phosphodiesterase — MGAAQQRISTPGERQDRSARRGAITAVSGALLVDAVLALSFSGTFARLPTAFWVMAGLALAVDVRPYVVANRRASSVILPSICFTFGIALAWGFVPAVAVQLAAMAVAGIRMRQSPRRALHLAVQHACALAGAALVAGLAGLRLDAEPDWDDALITVAAAAAWIGARYGLDSLAARLLSDGRRRRRVQRWGVELFATAALLLLGPIVLAAAQVGVALVPLVLLALHAVHRMVRSAGEYERAARVDVLTGLPNRRALQASVAERGNSRGSHRPERRIALLLLDLDRFRTVNDALGHTHGDRLLVQVAQRLTAAVPPHDLVVRLGGDEFAVLATRVDGPAAARRIAAHLADALGSPFALDGLIIDVSASIGIALQSERGGDGAALLRQAEAAMYDAKQRGAQMAVYARDAEHHTPDLTLLADLRHALQQEPAEGLMLYYQPQIAIATGEVVGVEALLRWRHPERGVVGPEELLRVVEQTPVMRLLTSRVLREVVGQLADWRAGGRPVRASVNVSVRDLHATDIAEEIKDLLLRYGVPADLLQLEITESALMADPHRVLDTITRLDRMGVAISLDDFGTGYSSLQHVRRLPLSEVKIDRSFVLGMASDAGDSAIVRSVIALAGSLDLRVVAEGVEDERTWRLLATAGCHAAQGWFHARPMPAADFTEWLARYRPLRPGREPGALATT; from the coding sequence ATGGGTGCCGCACAGCAGCGCATCTCCACGCCGGGTGAGCGGCAGGACCGGTCGGCCAGGCGCGGCGCCATCACCGCCGTCAGTGGAGCGTTGTTGGTCGACGCCGTGCTCGCGCTGTCCTTCTCCGGCACCTTCGCGCGGCTGCCCACCGCCTTCTGGGTGATGGCGGGCCTGGCCCTCGCCGTCGACGTCCGGCCCTACGTGGTGGCGAACCGGCGTGCCAGCTCGGTCATCCTTCCCTCGATCTGCTTCACCTTCGGCATCGCGCTGGCGTGGGGGTTCGTGCCCGCCGTCGCGGTGCAACTGGCCGCGATGGCCGTCGCCGGCATACGGATGAGGCAGTCGCCGCGGCGAGCCCTGCACCTGGCCGTCCAGCACGCCTGCGCGCTCGCCGGGGCCGCGCTCGTCGCCGGGCTGGCCGGGCTGCGCCTCGACGCCGAGCCGGACTGGGACGACGCCCTCATCACGGTGGCCGCCGCGGCCGCCTGGATCGGCGCCCGGTACGGGCTCGACTCCCTCGCCGCGCGGCTGCTCAGCGACGGCCGTAGGCGCCGGCGCGTGCAGCGGTGGGGCGTCGAGCTGTTCGCCACGGCCGCACTGCTGCTGCTCGGTCCGATCGTGCTCGCCGCCGCGCAGGTCGGTGTCGCGCTCGTGCCCTTGGTGCTGCTGGCACTGCACGCCGTGCATCGGATGGTGCGGTCGGCGGGCGAGTACGAGCGGGCCGCGCGCGTCGACGTTCTCACCGGCCTGCCGAATCGGCGGGCACTGCAGGCGTCGGTCGCCGAGCGGGGCAACAGTCGGGGCTCGCACCGCCCCGAGCGGCGGATCGCCTTGCTGCTGTTGGACCTCGACCGGTTCCGTACGGTCAATGACGCCCTCGGGCACACTCACGGCGACCGGCTGCTGGTCCAGGTGGCACAGCGCCTGACTGCGGCCGTACCCCCGCATGATCTTGTCGTCCGGCTCGGGGGTGACGAGTTCGCAGTGCTGGCGACCCGGGTCGACGGGCCGGCCGCGGCCCGGCGGATAGCGGCGCACCTGGCCGACGCGCTCGGTTCGCCGTTCGCTTTGGACGGCCTGATCATCGACGTCAGTGCGTCGATCGGGATCGCGCTGCAGTCCGAGCGCGGCGGTGACGGCGCCGCGCTGCTGCGCCAAGCCGAGGCCGCGATGTACGACGCCAAGCAGCGCGGCGCCCAGATGGCGGTATACGCGCGCGACGCCGAGCATCACACGCCCGACCTCACCCTCCTCGCAGACCTGCGGCATGCCTTGCAGCAGGAGCCTGCCGAGGGTCTGATGCTCTATTACCAACCGCAGATCGCCATCGCCACCGGTGAAGTCGTCGGTGTGGAGGCCCTGCTGCGCTGGCGGCACCCCGAGCGCGGTGTGGTCGGTCCCGAGGAGTTGCTGCGCGTCGTCGAGCAGACGCCGGTGATGCGCCTGCTGACCAGCCGGGTGCTGCGCGAGGTTGTCGGCCAGCTCGCGGACTGGCGGGCCGGTGGTCGCCCCGTCCGGGCCTCCGTCAACGTCAGCGTGCGCGACCTGCACGCCACGGACATCGCCGAGGAGATCAAGGACCTTCTGCTCCGGTACGGCGTGCCGGCCGACCTGCTGCAGCTCGAGATCACCGAAAGTGCGCTGATGGCCGACCCGCACCGGGTCCTCGACACCATCACCCGGCTCGACCGGATGGGGGTCGCGATCTCGCTGGACGACTTCGGCACCGGCTACTCCTCGCTGCAGCATGTGCGCCGGCTGCCGCTGTCCGAGGTGAAGATCGACCGGTCCTTCGTGCTCGGCATGGCCTCCGACGCCGGCGACTCGGCGATCGTCCGGTCCGTCATCGCGCTCGCCGGCTCGCTCGACCTGCGGGTCGTCGCCGAGGGTGTGGAGGACGAACGCACCTGGCGCCTGCTTGCCACCGCCGGGTGCCACGCCGCCCAGGGCTGGTTCCACGCCCGCCCGATGCCGGCCGCGGACTTCACCGAGTGGTTGGCGCGATATCGCCCGCTGCGGCCGGGCCGCGAACCGGGCGCCTTGGCCACGACGTAG
- the gatC gene encoding Asp-tRNA(Asn)/Glu-tRNA(Gln) amidotransferase subunit GatC, translated as MAAISREEVAHLARLSRLAVTEEELDKFAGQLDVILQSVARIGDVAAEDIPPTSHSVPLTNVYRDDVVRPGLTQDEALSGAPDAADGRFRVPRILDEEE; from the coding sequence ATGGCCGCCATCTCCCGCGAAGAGGTCGCGCATCTCGCGCGCCTGTCGCGGCTCGCCGTGACCGAGGAGGAGCTGGACAAGTTCGCCGGTCAGCTCGATGTCATCCTCCAGTCCGTCGCCCGCATCGGTGACGTCGCGGCCGAGGACATCCCGCCGACCTCGCACTCCGTCCCGCTGACCAACGTCTACCGCGACGACGTCGTGCGGCCCGGCCTGACGCAGGACGAGGCACTGTCCGGCGCGCCGGACGCCGCCGACGGCCGCTTCCGCGTGCCGCGCATCCTGGATGAGGAGGAGTGA